The sequence below is a genomic window from Paenibacillus silvisoli.
CCGCGAAGGAATTAGCTGGGGAGAGGCGAAGCAGGAGCTTTTCCATGTGATGAATACGTATTTGGAAGGTCCGCGCAAGCGCTATAATGAGCTTATGGCCGCACCGGAGCAGATTGATCGCATACTGTCCGAAGGCGCCAAAAAAGCGAGAGCCATGGCGGCGCCAATGCTGGAAAAAGTAAAATCCAGAATCGGCCGTTACCGGTAATCGATCGAGCTATCAAAAAGGACGTGACGTAGTGATTCATATTACAGTTGAACTCGTACGCGGCTTAATTAACAGCCAATTTCCGCAATGGAAGCATCTCGAGGTTAGACCCGTCGAAAAAAGCGGCCACGACAACCGCACCTTCCGGCTCGGCCACGACATGACCGTGCGTCTGCCAAGCAACGAAAGCTACGCTTCCGCCGTCGATAAGGAAACGACTTGGCTGCCGATTTTCAAGCCTCAGCTGTCGTTGCCGATTCCCGCGCCTGTCGGCAAAGGCACGCCGACGGAGGACTATCCACTCCCCTGGTCGGTCAACCAATGGATTGATGGCGAGACGGTCACGGCTTCGAATATTCGCGACAACAACGAGTTTGCGGAAGATTTGGCTGCCTTCCTGCTGGAGCTGCAAGCGATCGACGCCAGCAACGGCGTACCCGCAGGCATTCAAAATTTCCACCGCGGCGGCAACCTGGCCGTATACGATTCGGATACGAGTACGATTATCGAGAAGCTCTCCGCTATGTACGACCCGCGCTTGCTCACGGAAATCTGGGAGCTTGCTCTCGCGCGCCCCTACGATGCGGCACCGCTTTGGCTGCATGGCGATGTGGCCGTCGGCAACCTGCTTGCGAAGGATGGCCGGCTGAGCGGCGTCATTGACTTCGGCACGATGGGCGTAGGCGATCCGTCCAGCGATCTCGTTATGGCGTGGAATTATTTCGATGACTACAGCCGCGAACGGTTCCTCAGCGGCGCGAATGCGGATGACGCCATGATCAACCGTGCGCGCGGGTGGGCGTTGTGGAAGGCGCTCATTTCGTACGATTGGAACGAGAAGGGCTCGGAGCTTGCGGTTTGGGGCAAGCGCGTTGTCGATGTTATCGTTGAAGATTATAGAAGAAAGTAAACCGCGCCCCTTCTGCTTCCCGGCAGAGGGGGTTTTTGCATCATTCCAGCCATGCGTTGTCCCCATTCTTTTACCGTATATAATAGGACGTTCTGCATATTTATTCCATGTAGCTCAATTCAGTGGCAGGAGGTTTGCCGGCTATGGACGAGGAAATTCCGATCCAATCGCCCCCATGGCAAGGGTTCCATCATCTCGCCTTGGTAACGACGAATTTGGACGAAACCGTAAGCTTCTATATCGACTTACTAGGCATGCAGCTGCATGAAATGGGCATTCGTCCCGCGACGCCCATGCATGGAAGACATGCGATGATCAAGCCGGGGGCGTGCGAGTCGTGGGGGTTGCATTTTTTCGAACAGTTGGACGCTCACATTTACACGCATCCGGAAGCTTTGCAAAGAATGGTCTTTGTCTCCGGCGCGATGCAGCACATTTCGTTCGGGCTCCCGGACGAAGAAGCCGCTCTTGCGTTCCGGGAACGGCTGATCACGAACGGCGTACCTACGACACCTATCATCAAGCAAGGACCGTTAAGCCTCCTGCAATTCCCCGACAACAACGGCATTATGCTGGAAGTGATTTGGCCGCGGCGCGAATCGGCTTAATCTACATAAAATGGCTGTACGGGACAAAAACCGCCCCGTACAGCCATTCGCTTCATCACGCTACCGCATTAACTCGGCCTTCCTCGCGCAATCCCAGACCTTATTGCCGAAATTCCGGATATCGTCCAAATAATCATAGCCCGGCGGATTTCCGCCCAGCTGATTCAGCATGCGAACCGCGACGATATTACCCTCGGGTATAACGAGCACCGCGCAGCCATACAAGCCCAGCGACTGATACGAGCTGGCAGGCAGCCGATCGCCAAGCTCCGATATCGCGCGCGGCCGGTCCTGCACCCACCAGAAGAAGCCGTTACGCGGCAGCGTCTCCGGCAAGGAAGCTGGCGAGGAGACCGCCGTCGCCCGCTGGAATACGGACGGCGGGAAGAGCTGCCGTCCGCCGGCCTCTCCGAGGGACAGGTGCAGCTGCCCCCAATAAGCGAGCTCTCTAGCGCTTGCGAAGAGATTCGCCTCATCCCCGCGCTCACCGGCATACGTTTCGTCCGTCCATAGGAGCTGCTCGCTCCGCTCCTTCCTCCACCCTGTCGCCGCGAAGCCAAGCGGCCCGAAAACCCGCTCCCGCATCAGCTCCGCGAGCGGACAGCCGAACACGTTCTCCACAATCCGAGTTAATAGATTAACGCCGGAATTGTTATAGCTCCAATCCGTGCCCGGCGGGAACATGCGGGTATGTCCCCCGCCTCCCTTCAGCCCGTGCGTATGCGTCAGCAGATGCCGAAGAGTCGTGTGGCGCAGCAGCTCCGCATCGAGATCGCTCAAATAAATCGTCACCGCGTCGTCCACGCTTCCGATCCGGCCTTCCTCTATGGCGAGACTGATCGCGAAGCCGAGGTACGTTTTGCGAACGGAGGCAAGATGAAACTGCGAATCCGGGCCAACCGGCCGTCCCTCTCCGCTGAAATCGTGTTCGCCCGCATACCATTCGTGCACGATTTTCCCATGCTGCAGCATACAGACCGCGGCTGCCGAGCAAGCCAGCTGCTCCCGCGCGGACCGCATATAGTCGTTTAGCGCGTCATACGTTCCGTCAGACTTCGCAAGCGTCAGTCTCATCGTTATCCCGCTCTCCTTAAAATCCCGTATTTCCGTTCAAAATCGGTACGACCAAGCTGTTCGCGTTCGCGTAGTTCGCAAGCGCGTTGCCGGACGCGGCGTTGAAATTGAACTGCGTCCTTCCGCCGCTGTCCCCGTAAGAGGTGCTGTCGATGTGGATGCCTTCGGTTTCGCCGTTCGTGATCGTATTGAGCTCGATCCGGACATTTTGCATCGGATTCACATCGAGCCAGAAATGGAGGCTTGCATGGTTATGTCCGGCGTGGCCCGCTTTATTGATCGTATTTCGCTGGAATTTGAGCCCGTTTATCGGATACGAAGGCTTGGTCGGCTCCACTGGCTCCGTTGTCACAATCATACCTGCATTGTACGTGCTGTCAATGATATTGTCCCGGTAAACCAAGCTGCTGCCGCCGACATCGGACATGCCGCGTCCCCAGTAGCTGGCGATAATCGTATTGAACGAAGCCGCGTTGTTTTGCGCGACCGACGGGAAGTTCATCAGGTTCACCTGCGCCACGCCGTCGTCGCCGAGGCCGCGCATATAGTTATTGGTCGCCGCGTTGCCGGCATTGCCCCCGTCGCCCCAATGAATGCCGTCAAAATACGTATTGTACAGCCGCACGTTCCGTATCGTCGAATTGGTCCAATCCGTCCAGCCCTCCAGGCATCCCATATGCTCCGCCCACAGATTTTGCAGCACGTTGTTGCTGCCGGCTCCTGGGTTCGTGAGCACGACGATGCCGTAATGCTGATCTCGCTGCGTATCGACGCCGCTGATGCGAAAATCGGAGATCGTCGTATCGTTGTTCAGCGTAAACCCGACCTCGCCGCCCCAAATATTGTTCGTTACCGTGCTGTGAAGATGCGAATACCAGATCCCCGCGCCTTGGATGCTGACGCCGGACGGAACGGTAATTTTGTCGCTCTGATTATACGTGCCGGGCGGGAACCATACGTTCTTCCCTTGCGAAGCGGCCGCGTTGACCGCGCTTTGAATGGCCGCAGTATCGTCCGCGATCCCGTTGCCGACCGCATTATACGGCGCCGATTTGACGGAAATAAAGTTCGCCGGCATCGCCAGCGGAGCCGCCGCCGTCTCCAGGTCGATCAAGTCGATGCCATACCAGGCGAGGCTGTTGCCGGCATCCTTCTGCAGCTTGACCGTATCGCCCGCGTTCACCTCAATCGCAAAATCTTTATCGTCGAAGCTCCGCACATACGAATTGCCCGGTGCCGTATCGTAGTTAAACGTGGACGTCAGCGACAGGTCTTGACGCTTCGCGCCGTTGACGTAGAGCGCCAGCGTGCCGGACGTGTTCTGCGGAATGCTGTAGCGGAGAATCAACCGGTTCGCGTCACGGACATTCGTCCACTGGACCGATTCGCCGGTTGCGTCGAGATGCGCATAGCTTTTGCCGGATGCGGCCAGCTTCTTCTTCGCCGTGTCGTTATTCAAGGTTGCGCCGCCGCCAAGCGTCCCGTTCTCCGCCTCATAGGTCGTGAACGGCATCGTGGCGCCCCGCGAATTGTTGTTCGTCAGCCGGAACCAGTTGAGATTGGCGATGCCGGAGCCAACGACGCCTTTGACAACCAAATTGTGCACGCCTGTTGCCGTACCCGTAATCGGCCATGTTTGCGTCTCGAAATTATTCCAGCCGTCCGTATTCGCTACGGTGAAGGTGCTGATTACCGGGCCGGTCAAGCTGTCCAGCCGCACCTCGAATTTGCCGCCGGTCGCGGTCGCCGCGACGCGGGCTTCCAGCGTTTTGTAGCCGCCGCTCAAATTCACGTTGTTGAACACCAGATAATCGTTCGTATCGAAGCTCCCGACCTGCTGGCCGCCGCCCGTATCCGAGGTCGCCGCAGACGTTACCCCGGACATCGAATCGCAGCTCTCCGCCTCGATCTTGATCGCGGTCGTCATCGTGACGACGGGCGCCCAGTTCGTTTCGTCGAAGTTCATATTGCCGTTGGCGTTAATGACAAAATACAGCGCATCGCCCGCCTCGACATGAATATCGGACACGCCGCTTGGCGTCACGTTGGCCGCCGACGTTACGGAAGCGCTCCAGAGCTGCGTTGTGTTTTTGAATATTTTGGCGACGACGCCGTTGCTGCTCGGATCGACCTTGTTCACCACGCCCGTAATGGAGACGTTGCCCGCTTGGGGCGCTACCCACTTTTTGACGGCGTCGCTGCTCGTTTCGGGGTGAAAGAACGAATCTCTGACATACGGATAGCCGGAGGCTTCCTTCCATCTGGCCGGAGCCGCCGCGTCATACGTGCTGAAATTGGAATAGGTGCTGCCGCTCTTCTTCATATAAAACCAGCTGCCGCCCCCCTGATCCGCACCGAACGAGGAAAAGGCGCTGTACATTACCGTCTCCGGAATCGGAGCCGCCTCGGATTTCGCTGCATGCGCAAGCATGCCGCTCGCCACGAGCGCAGCGGCTATTGCGCCGCAAATGCCTTGCTTAAGCCTTCTTCTGATCATCTCTGCATGTCTCCTTTTCACCTGGTTTCTGCCCTAGCTCTAGCAAACGATTCGCTGCTAGGAACGCGGTCGAACGATACCTTGGCGCATCACCTCCTTCACGAACGGATCAGGGTGTGGGCGAGTCTGGCTGAATGGTGGTTGGATTGCAAGCAGAATCATGAATGGGGCTGGTTCGTCTAGCTGTCGCATGCATGATTAAAGGTACCATAGCGGATTAGCAAATTTTCAACTTGTTGTTAGCAAAATATTAACTTCTTGGGAGGGGAGGAGATGCGGGGCGATTGGCGAAAATAGTGGGATCTACTGCGGCTTGTGCCAGGGAGGTGTCGGGATTGGACGAGGTTGAACGGTGGCATCGCCATTTTGGCGTGTACGGGATTTGCTTGGACGGCGGCGTGAAGCTGCTTGTCGTTCGTAAAGGAAAAGGTCCTTATGCGGGGCGGTACGATCTGCCCGGAGGTACGGTGGAGGAAGGCGAGCCGCTAACGGCTGCGCTTATGAGGGAGTTCGTCGAGGAGGCAGGCATCGAGGTGGAGGCGCTGCGTCAAATCGGTCTCTGCGACTATCTAGTTCCCTATCCGCTAGTTAAGAGAGGCACAACGCATATCCATCATGTGGCCGCGTTTTATGAGGCTCGTCCACTGGCGGGCGTCGAGATGCCGAGCGATTCGCCGCCGCAATTCGAGCAGCAGGATTCGTTAGGCGCCGTATGGGTGTCTGTCGAGGAGCTATCGGACAGCAACTGTTCTCCGCTTGTCATGCAGGCGGTTGACTGGATCGGGGGCAAAGCGTGGCCGCTGGATTGCAGGCGTTTGGACAACTGGACCGTGCTGCGGAAGTAACTGCGGTTGGGGCTAGCTAACGAATTCCAGCGACGTTATTCGGGCCAAAATGGCGGTTGGACGAGCATTTGAGTCATAATAACGCTTTTGGAGTTCGTTAGCCGCTCAAAGTCGGCATTTTGAGCCAAATAATCGTTATTGGGTTCGTTAGCCGTCCAAACGCAACAAAACAGCAGCGGCAAAGTCACCACACTGACTTTGCCGCTGCTGTTTCATTTATCTCATCATCGCGCCGGCTTGCGGTTACGCTGGCTCGTTCTCGACCGGCTGCCCTGTTTAGCCGAACGCGGACCGAACCCGAGCTGCGTAATGTACGACCGCCAGCGCTTCTCGTACTGCGCGAATATCGCTTTCACCTCGACCGCAATCGCGGTATGGTGGCGGACCGTGCCCATCGCCTCATGGCGGCGGTAGGCGCTCAGCGGCTCGGGCAGGAGCAGAAACGGAATGCCGGTGAGCAGCACGCGGTACCAGTAGTCCAAATCATGCGTATACTTTAGCCCCTCGTGAAACGGCCCGGTAATCCGATAGAGCGACTTCGCCATCATGACGGTGCAGCCGTTGATCGGGTTGCTGTTCAGCAGCGCGCGGTAGAACGCGCCGTTCTCGTTGCCCGGCGGGATCAGATCGAGCTCGGTCATTTTGCCGCGGCCGTCGATAATGTCGAAGCCGGTATGGCTGATGAGCGCGCCCTGCTCCTCCATCGCTTCGACCTGCCGGCGGATTTTGTCCGGATAGAACCGGTCGTCGGAGCTGAGCCATGCCACATACTTGCCGCCTGCCAGCCGAAAGCCGTGGTTGAGCGCGCTCGCCGTACCGCCGTTTTCCTTGCCGGTGTAATGGATCCGCCCCGCATCCACATAGGGACGCAGCTTCTCCGCATGCATCGTCGAGCCGTCGTCCACGACGATTATTTCAATATTCGAATACGTTTGCGTAAGCGCGCTCTCAACGGCTTCCGCCACATAAGGATCGTTATAAAAAGGAATGACGATCGTCACCAACGGACTCTCCGTCGTTTCGTTTCCCAACTGCCCCTCCTCCTTCCTCCTACTCCTGCCCAACGCCACACAACGCTATGCTACGTAACTCTAGCTCTGCCGCGCCGCCTCCAGCGTTTCCCGAAGCGATTGCATGAACGGAATACGCGGCGCCCAGCCCAGCGCGATAACCCCGCCGCAATCGACCGGCGCCGGCGAAGCCGCTTGCGAGCTGCCGATCTCCCACCGCAGCGGATGCTGCGTCAGCGCGTCGAAGGCGTCCGCAATCTCGCCAAGCGTTCGCATCTCGCCGGAGGCGACTGGGTAGATGCG
It includes:
- a CDS encoding NUDIX hydrolase; translation: MAKIVGSTAACAREVSGLDEVERWHRHFGVYGICLDGGVKLLVVRKGKGPYAGRYDLPGGTVEEGEPLTAALMREFVEEAGIEVEALRQIGLCDYLVPYPLVKRGTTHIHHVAAFYEARPLAGVEMPSDSPPQFEQQDSLGAVWVSVEELSDSNCSPLVMQAVDWIGGKAWPLDCRRLDNWTVLRK
- a CDS encoding VOC family protein, with amino-acid sequence MDEEIPIQSPPWQGFHHLALVTTNLDETVSFYIDLLGMQLHEMGIRPATPMHGRHAMIKPGACESWGLHFFEQLDAHIYTHPEALQRMVFVSGAMQHISFGLPDEEAALAFRERLITNGVPTTPIIKQGPLSLLQFPDNNGIMLEVIWPRRESA
- a CDS encoding serine hydrolase domain-containing protein — its product is MRLTLAKSDGTYDALNDYMRSAREQLACSAAAVCMLQHGKIVHEWYAGEHDFSGEGRPVGPDSQFHLASVRKTYLGFAISLAIEEGRIGSVDDAVTIYLSDLDAELLRHTTLRHLLTHTHGLKGGGGHTRMFPPGTDWSYNNSGVNLLTRIVENVFGCPLAELMRERVFGPLGFAATGWRKERSEQLLWTDETYAGERGDEANLFASARELAYWGQLHLSLGEAGGRQLFPPSVFQRATAVSSPASLPETLPRNGFFWWVQDRPRAISELGDRLPASSYQSLGLYGCAVLVIPEGNIVAVRMLNQLGGNPPGYDYLDDIRNFGNKVWDCARKAELMR
- a CDS encoding carbohydrate-binding protein, which produces MIRRRLKQGICGAIAAALVASGMLAHAAKSEAAPIPETVMYSAFSSFGADQGGGSWFYMKKSGSTYSNFSTYDAAAPARWKEASGYPYVRDSFFHPETSSDAVKKWVAPQAGNVSITGVVNKVDPSSNGVVAKIFKNTTQLWSASVTSAANVTPSGVSDIHVEAGDALYFVINANGNMNFDETNWAPVVTMTTAIKIEAESCDSMSGVTSAATSDTGGGQQVGSFDTNDYLVFNNVNLSGGYKTLEARVAATATGGKFEVRLDSLTGPVISTFTVANTDGWNNFETQTWPITGTATGVHNLVVKGVVGSGIANLNWFRLTNNNSRGATMPFTTYEAENGTLGGGATLNNDTAKKKLAASGKSYAHLDATGESVQWTNVRDANRLILRYSIPQNTSGTLALYVNGAKRQDLSLTSTFNYDTAPGNSYVRSFDDKDFAIEVNAGDTVKLQKDAGNSLAWYGIDLIDLETAAAPLAMPANFISVKSAPYNAVGNGIADDTAAIQSAVNAAASQGKNVWFPPGTYNQSDKITVPSGVSIQGAGIWYSHLHSTVTNNIWGGEVGFTLNNDTTISDFRISGVDTQRDQHYGIVVLTNPGAGSNNVLQNLWAEHMGCLEGWTDWTNSTIRNVRLYNTYFDGIHWGDGGNAGNAATNNYMRGLGDDGVAQVNLMNFPSVAQNNAASFNTIIASYWGRGMSDVGGSSLVYRDNIIDSTYNAGMIVTTEPVEPTKPSYPINGLKFQRNTINKAGHAGHNHASLHFWLDVNPMQNVRIELNTITNGETEGIHIDSTSYGDSGGRTQFNFNAASGNALANYANANSLVVPILNGNTGF
- a CDS encoding glycosyltransferase family 2 protein, whose product is MGNETTESPLVTIVIPFYNDPYVAEAVESALTQTYSNIEIIVVDDGSTMHAEKLRPYVDAGRIHYTGKENGGTASALNHGFRLAGGKYVAWLSSDDRFYPDKIRRQVEAMEEQGALISHTGFDIIDGRGKMTELDLIPPGNENGAFYRALLNSNPINGCTVMMAKSLYRITGPFHEGLKYTHDLDYWYRVLLTGIPFLLLPEPLSAYRRHEAMGTVRHHTAIAVEVKAIFAQYEKRWRSYITQLGFGPRSAKQGSRSRTSQRNRKPAR
- a CDS encoding aminoglycoside phosphotransferase family protein — translated: MIHITVELVRGLINSQFPQWKHLEVRPVEKSGHDNRTFRLGHDMTVRLPSNESYASAVDKETTWLPIFKPQLSLPIPAPVGKGTPTEDYPLPWSVNQWIDGETVTASNIRDNNEFAEDLAAFLLELQAIDASNGVPAGIQNFHRGGNLAVYDSDTSTIIEKLSAMYDPRLLTEIWELALARPYDAAPLWLHGDVAVGNLLAKDGRLSGVIDFGTMGVGDPSSDLVMAWNYFDDYSRERFLSGANADDAMINRARGWALWKALISYDWNEKGSELAVWGKRVVDVIVEDYRRK